DNA sequence from the Janibacter sp. CX7 genome:
GCGTCGGGGAAGGCGTGCTCCTTGTCGTGGCGAGCGTGCGGGGCGTGGTCGGTGGCGACCGCGTCGATCGTGCCGTCGGCGAGGGCCTCGCGCAGGGCCTCGACGTCCTCGGCGGGGCGCAGCGGCGGGTTGACCTTGTAGACCGGGTCGTAGCCGGTGAGCAGGTCGGTCGTCAGCACGAGGTGGTGCGGCGTGACCTCGGCGGTGATCCGGGCGCCGCGGCGCTTGGCCCAGCGCACGGCCTCGACGCCCTCGGCCGTCGAGACGTGGGCGACGTGCACCCGGGAGCCGGTGTGCAGAGCGAGCTCGGCGTCGCGGGCGATGATGCTCGACTCGGCGACGGCGGGCCAGCCGGTCAGGCCGAGCCGACCGCTGAGCTCGCCCTCGTGGCAGCAGGCCGCCGGGCCGGCGAGCGCCGGGTCCTGGCTGTGCTGCGAGATGACGCCGTCGAAGGCGCGCACGTACTCGAGCGCCCGGCGCATGACCCGCGCGTCGTGGACGCAGCGGCCGTCGTCGGAGAAGACGCGCACCCGGGCGCGGGAGCGGTGCATCAGGCCGAGCTCGGCGAGCTCGGCGCCCTCGAGCCCCTTGGTCACCGAGCCGATCGGCTGCACGTCGCAGTGACCGGCGGCGACTCCGAGGTCGAGCACGCGCTCGGCGGCCTCGGCGGTGTCGGTCACCGGGCTCGTGTTGGCCATGGCGAGCACCGCGGTGAATCCGCCCGCGGCGGCCGCGGCGGAGCCCGTCGCGACCGTCT
Encoded proteins:
- a CDS encoding dihydroorotase, producing MSDLDTRDLLITGASLLGATTADVLVRDGVIAAVGADAAAGAGTDTHRVDGDGLALLPGLVDLHTHLREPGREDAETVATGSAAAAAGGFTAVLAMANTSPVTDTAEAAERVLDLGVAAGHCDVQPIGSVTKGLEGAELAELGLMHRSRARVRVFSDDGRCVHDARVMRRALEYVRAFDGVISQHSQDPALAGPAACCHEGELSGRLGLTGWPAVAESSIIARDAELALHTGSRVHVAHVSTAEGVEAVRWAKRRGARITAEVTPHHLVLTTDLLTGYDPVYKVNPPLRPAEDVEALREALADGTIDAVATDHAPHARHDKEHAFPDAAFGMLGLETAFAVVHDVMVDSGRIDLATLAERMSHAPARIAGLTDHGRAIEVGAPANLVLVDPTDRITVDPAASHSLSRNTPFAGHTLTGRVRTTILRGRVTAADGEVSN